Genomic segment of Pasteurella multocida subsp. multocida OH4807:
GGTTAGATCTCTAATAAACAAAAAGGGCAAATTTACCATTTGCCCTTTTTTCTACAAAACGAACCGCACTTTACGGCTGTACAATATCCAATAACTCATCAAAACGCCCAATACTGTAGGTTGGGATGATATGACTTGTATTCTCACGATTATAATGCAGCCAACAGGTATCAATTTGTGCATTATGCCCACCTAGAATATCGGAGTCTAAATTATCTCCCACCATCAACACGTGACGTCTATCTTTTACTTTTGCGATATCCAAACTATGCTCAAAAATACGTGGATCGGGTTTTGCCATTCCCACTTCCTCTGAAATCGTGACAAATTGGAACCAATCTGCCAGTCCTGTTTTTTCTAAACGTAAACGTTGTAATGTCGTAAATCCATTAGTAATAATTCCAAGATAGGCATGTTCTTTTAACACAGAAAGCGTCTCAACTACTTGTTCGAGTGGCTTACAAATATCCGCCATAGCCAGTAAATAATGTTCATTAAGCTCAACAGGTTGTTTATTTAAACGTGTTGCCCAATAGGAAAAACGTGTTACTTGTAATTGCTCTGCCGTAATTTCTCCATTCTGGTATTGCACCCAAAGTGGTTTATTCACCCGTTGGAACTCATCAAAATCGGCTTGCTGAAAATCGACGCCATATTCAGAAAAGAGCATTTGTAAACCTGCAAACGCATCAAAAGAAAATAAGGTTTCGTCTGCATCGAAAAAAAGCCACTCATATTTCATTGTATTATTACTCCATCTATTTTTGCTCTCAAAGCCTGTCCATCATGGCAGGTCTTAATGCATTCAAATAATGCATTTGCTTGAGGATATTCTTTTTTTAAATAACCTAGCCATTGCTTAATGCGTGCGACATGATAAAACCCCGTATCAAACTGATTTTCAGTGTGTGCATACTTCTGTAATATCTGTTGCACTTGACTCCAAGCCATTTTTGCTTGGTTGTGTTTAACAACATAGCTCAAATTAGGCACATTCAATGCACCACGTCCAATCATCAAATCTTGACAGCCTGTAACAGCGAGACAATTTTGTCCATCCTGCCAAGACCAGATTTCCCCATTTGCAATAACTGGAATATGCAATGTTTGGCGTACTTCATTAATTTTTTCCCAATTAATCTGTTCGGCACGATAACCATCCACTTTAGTTCGACCATGAATCGTGATTTCTGTCGCACCACCTTGCTGTACTGCATCGGCAATTTCAAAGGCTTGGTTGACATCATCCCAACCTAAACGCACTTTTACACTCACGGGTAATGATTGCGGCACAGCCTCTCGCAATGCTTTTGTCGCGGAATAGATCAACTCAGGCTGTTTTAACAGCGATGCGCCGCCATGGCTACCATTTACTGTTTTTGAAGGACAGCCGCAATTGAGATCAATACCATGCGAACCTAACTCCACGGCTCGTACCGCATTCTCGGCTAACCATTGTGGATGTTGTCCTAATACCTGCACTCGAACAGGAGTACCTGAAGCAGTGAAGCCCTGTTGATACAGTTCTGGACAAAGACGATAAAAAACTTTGGTTGGTAATAATTGATCAACAACACGTACGAATTCTGAAATACATAAGTCATAGTGATTTACGTCCGTCAATAACTCACGTACAAATGGATCCAGTACGCCTTGCATAGGGGCTAAAATCACGCGCATGGCTTATCTGTTCTCACGATATAAAACAAGAATAACGCAGTAAGTGCACCTAATGTATCCGCGAGTATATCTTTTTGCGCATCCCAAGGATCACCTTGTGATCCTAAAAATGCGTTTCCTGCTTCTCCACCCGCAATCACAGCATATTGCCATTCAATCAATTCATAGCTGGCAGCTAAACTCATAATAAAAAATAAAGCAAAGCATCCTGCCAAAATAGGACCGCATAAATGACGTCGTAATAACCACTCTGCCATCGGAAAGCTATAAAAACCAATAATATAATGTGCAATTCGGTCAAAATGGTTACGTTCCTCACCTAACCACCCTAAGTATTGGTTTGCCCAATCAAATGGCACATGCTCGAAAGTATAATGTGCGCCAATCAAATGTAACATCATCCATAGACTCATTAAGAAATAAGCCAAATGGCTAAATTGAAACACACGATAAGTTACCACTAATAAACAAAATACGAGACAAACAGGCAACACTTCCGCATACCACACCGCTCTTGAAAAAGGATCGACACCTGACCAGATTGCAAGAGAGACAATGATAACCGCAAGCGTAAACGGAAAGCGATCCGAAGCCCGTATTCCCATTACTTCCAACCTTTCGTTTTACAAATTAAATCGTAAGCGGCTTGAATTTGTTGCGTTTTTTCTTTTGCCATCTCTAACATTTCTTTTGGTAACCCTTTTGCCACTAACTTGTCAGGATGGTTTTCATTCATCAAGCGGCGGTAAGCGCGCTTAACCGTTTGTTGGTCATCACTCGCTGATACACCAAGCACTTGATAAGCATCCTCAACCGTTGGACCAGAATGTGTTTGATACCCACCATAATGTTGCTGATTGTGCTGTTGATAATGGTAATTATCTTGATACCCTTGTTGATATCCACCACGAGTAAATTGACGTGCGGCAAACTCCATAGCTAACATTTGTTCGAATTGGAAACGGGATAAGCCTAGCTCTTCTGCCACGACATACAGCACCTCTTTTTCTCGAGGTTCTAACTGTGCATCCGCAAATGCCGCTTGCACTTGCACATGTAAGAACATTCTTAACAAATCTGCACGTTGACCACAGCCCAATCGAAATTCACGAATCACTTGGCGAAGTGGAAAATCTGTAGCTTTACCACGTGTAAAGGCGTCTTGTGCTAAACGACGATTCATTTCGTCTAATTGCATTTGTTGCATAAGATGATTCGCAAGCTGAATATCATCCTCTGTCACTCGACCTTTCGCTTTACTTAAATGTCCCAATACTGCAAAAGTGGTCTGCATAAACAAAGATTGGCGAGTGATCTTACTTTTGAAAAAGCTTGAATTAACCGTACCAAGTTCATACAACTTTTTGTCACCAATATGCCCGAGAATCACCCCACAAATTGCACCAAAAAAGCCGCCCAACTTCCAGCCAATAATCAATCCTAAAAATTTGCCAATAAAATTCATTCTCTCTCCCCTGACTTCATCAAAATACGGTTGACTTTTTTACGTTATCGAACAAAGCTTAATATTTCCTTAATGTCACCCGCACTTTTCCCTTATTTCACGCCATACTGTTCTCGATACACTCGCATCGCTGGTAAATACTGCTGATACGATGGTTCTTGTTCAATAAATGTCATCAAATCATCGAAATCAATAATCGCCAGAACATGACATTGGTAATCTCGTTCAACTTCTTGAATCGCCGATAAATCCCCCTTGCCCTTTTCTTTGCGATTTAATGCAATCATCACCGCACTTAACTTTGCTTGATTTGCAGCAATTAATTCCATCGACTCACGAATCGCTGTCCCAGCAGTAATCACATCATCGACCAATAGAATATTGCCTTTTAATCCTGCCCCAATTAACTGACCGCCTTCGCCATGGTCTTTCGCTTCTTTACGATTAAAACACACGGGCTTATCAAGATGAAAATGATTAAATAGCGCAACAGACACGGTTGTTGCAATCGGGATTCCTTTATATGCGGGTCCAAAAATGACATCATAATCGACATGACTCGCCTGAATCGCTTTTGCATAAAACTCCCCTAAACGAGCCAGATCAGCGCCAGTGTTAAATAACCCTGCATTAAAAAAATACGGGCTAACACGACCTGATTTGAGAGTAAACTCCCCAAATTTTAAGACTTGGCGACTTAACGCAAACTGGATAAATTCAAATTTATAGGCTTCCATTCATGTACACCTTATTTTGCTAATGCCTGACGTTGCGCATTAAAAATCACTTCACAACCTTGTTTTGCTAGAGATAATAACGTAAGGAGTTCATCATGACTGAATGGTTCACCTTCTGCAGTTCCTTGTACTTCAATCATTCTGCCATCTTCCATCATCACGACATTCATATCGGTTTCTGCTGCCGAATCTTCAACATATTCTAAGTCACAGACGGCTTCCCCATTGACAATCCCCACTGAAATTGCTGCGACTAATCCTTTAATCGGATTGGTTTTCAACGTACCATTTTCAATGAGCGTATGAATCGCATCACATAATGCCACACATGCTCCAGTAATCGACGCTGTACGGGTTCCACCATCCGCTTGGATCACATCACAATCCAGAGTAATTGAACGTTCACCCAATGCTTCTAAATCCACCATCGCACGTAACGAACGCGCAATGAGACGCTGAATTTCCATTGTACGTCCGCTCTGTTTTCCTTTTGCCGCTTCACGTTGCATACGGCTATGCGTTGAACGCGGTAACATACCGTATTCCGCGGTGACCCAACCTTGATTTTGACCTTTTAAAAAGCGAGGCACAGATTCTTCTACCGTAGCGGTACATAATACTTTTGTGTCTCCAAATTCAACTAATACCGCCCCTTCAGCATGTTTTGTGTAATGACGCGTAATATGAATTGGACGAGGGTGATGATTGGCACGATCATTTGGACGCATAAAATTATTCCTTACTTATTCACGATTCTGATAAAAAATTCGTGCTATTTTAGCATGCAAACTGACAGAAACGAAATTTACCAGTACAATAGCTGAGTTTAACCGTTCATCTTTTCGTAACACTAAGGAATCCACATGATTTATAGTATGACTGCCTTCGCACGCATTGAAATTAAACAAGAATGGGGCGATGCTGTATGGGAAATTCGTTCAGTCAATCAACGCTATCTCGAGACGTTTTTCCGATTACCTGAACAATTTCGTGGTTTAGAAAATACATTACGTGAAAAACTACGCCACCATCTTACTCGTGGCAAAATTGAATGTAGCTTACGAATCGATAACAAAAAACAAACTGTAACAGAATTAAATTTAAACAAGGCTCTTGCACAGCAGGTTATTCAATCATTACAGTGGATTAAGCAACAAGCTGGTGAAGGTGAAATTAGCCTAAATGAGGTATTACGTTATCCTGGCGTGATAGAAACACCAGAGCAGGACCTAGACCAAATCAGCCAACAATTATTAAATGCTTTTGATACGTTATTGGTAGATTTTATCGCTATGCGTGCAAGAGAAGGGGAAAAATTAGAAGCGTTAATCCAGCAGCGCTTAGATGCCATTTCTATCGAAGCGGAAAACGTGCGCGCAATGATGCCAGAAATTTTACAATGGCAACGTGACCGCTTACTCCAACGCTTCGAGGAAATTAATTTACAAGCCGACTCGCAACGTCTTGAACAAGAAATGGTTCTGATGGCACAACGTGTAGATGTCGCTGAAGAGTTAGATCGTCTACAACTGCATGTCAAAGAAACGCAATCTATTTTGAAAAAAGGGGGAGCGGTTGGTCGTAAATTAGACTTTATGATGCAAGAATTAAATCGCGAATCGAATACGCTTGCATCAAAATCAATTAATGCGGAGGTCACCAATTCTGCGGTTGAATTAAAAGTATTAATTGAACAAATGCGTGAACAAATTCAAAACTTAGAGTAAGGAAAAAGGATATGACTTATTCATTATTAACTGCTACGCAAGAAATCATTGCGTGCAATTTACAACAATATACCCTCATTGAAATTAAAGGCGATGACGCTGAAAAATTTCTACAAGGTCAATTAACATGTGATGTAAGCCTGCTTGCTGAAGGGGAATCGACACTGGCTGCACATTGTGATCCTAAAGGGAAAATGACTGCGTTATTCCGTTTAATTCGTACTGAAACACAGTGTTTCTATCTTCTTGTGAAAAAATCACTGATGCCTACCGCTTTAGCACAATTAAAAAAATATGCCGTTTTTTCAAAAGTCACCTTTACAGAACTTGATTGGCAAATTATTGGTTTAGCTGGAGAACAAATGCTCAAAGCCAGTGATGAAATCGTGGCTAAAATCCGCATTAACATCGGCAGTCAGCAACCGCGTGTCATTTTAATCCATCCAACGACATTGGATATTTCTACGAATGCTGCCCATGTTGTATGGGACTTATTGGATATTCAAGATGGGATCCCGTTATTAAGTGCTGAAACACAAGGTGAATTTATTCCTCAAGCATTGAATCTGCAATGTTTAGAAAACGCGATTTCTTTCCAAAAAGGATGCTATATCGGTCAGGAAATTGTTGCTCGTGCAAAATACCGAGGCGCCAATAAACGCGCTATGTTTACTTTTGTTGCCGCAAGCCAAACACACCCTATTGTGAATAGTGAAATTGAAATGCAGTTAGAAACAAACTGGCGTAAAACAGGCACGATTATTAGTGCGGTCAATTTAGACAATGTTTTATGGTTACAAGTTGTTTTAACTAATCCAATTGAAAATGGCACACCATTTAGATTAGCCGATAACACTGAACTGACTTTGCATCCGTTACCTTATGCATTAGTTTAAACTTCGTGTCATCCGATCCCATAAAAAAAGCAGACTAATCAGTCTGCTTTTTTATGATGTTAAAAAATTACTTCGTTGCCACGTTATCAAGCCTTTTGTTTGGTATTAATTTTGCAATAATCAATCCCACCACACAGCCTAAAATCGCAAACGGTAACCACTCCATTGAATAAGCTTTAAGTGGTAAAGTCGTCACTAATTCAGCCCCCATTACAGAAAGGATAGAAATTACAGTTACCAGTACAATTGACGTCCCTTTTGCTAATCTTGGTAATGGCATCACTAAATTAACTAACAACAATAACATCGCTGTCATTGAAATTGGATACAAGACTAAAAGTACTGGAACAGACTTGCTGATCACCGCATTTAGGCCTTGGTTGGCTAAACCAAATCCAATTAAAGTAAATAAAATGGCGTAATTACGATAAGAAATCGCAGGGAAAATACTGTTGAAGTAAGATGAAGTTGCGACAACTAGACCAATTGCAGTCGTCAAACACGCAAGCGTAACAATTAAACCGAGTAAGCTACGACCTAACTCACCAAAGGATTGTGCCGTGGCTTCATTTAAAATAAATACGCCTAAGTTCTGACCTTTCGCACTGACATCTGCAAGCGTTTGTGCCGTTAATGGCATATTGTTTCCAATCCAACCAATTGCAATATAAATGAAAGCTAAGGCGACCGCCGCCACAATGCTAGCTAATGTTGCCTGTTTAATAAAACTACTGTTTTTATCACTTTTCGCACGAATTGCATTCATCACAACGACAGAAAACGCAAAAGAAGCCAAAACATCCATCGTTTGATAACCCTCAATAAAACCCGTGATCAATGGGTTTTGCATCGTATCTAATGTGTTCACATTTTCATCACCTAATAAGATACTTGCCATGCGAACAACCAATGCAATAATTGCCACTAAAAGTACGGGAGTCAAAATCGCACCAATACGATCAACCATTTTCGTTGGATTTAAACTGACCCATAATGTGATACCGAAATACACCAGAGTGAAAAAGAATAGTGCAATCGTATCTGTTCCGCCAATAAACGGAATCACCGCCATATCAAATGCGGTTGCAGCCGTACGTGGAATAGCAAAGAAAGGACCAATGGTTAAATAAATAGCACTAAGTAATAAAATCGAAATCCACGGATGAATATCTTCCAATGCCTTTTTATACCCGCCTTCATAACGCGTAGCAACCAAAATCCCTAATAACGGTAAGCCAACCCCTGTTGCCACGAAACCAATAATTGCAGACCAAAAGCCAACACCGCTTTCAAAACCTAACTTAGGTGGAAAAATTAAGTTTCCTGCTCCAAAAAAGATGGCGAACAACATAAAGCCAACTACAAATGTATTTTTATTCATATCAAACCTCAAATGCCTAAAATTAAATAAACTTCTTTAAATCTGTATAAAATATAAAAGGCGCCATTCTACTATAAAAATAATGTATCACCTACACACGTAAACCAAAAAACAAACAATTCTGATGTTTAATTATGTTGCTGTAGAAAAACATTTACTCAAAATAGGGTTATTTTATATAAGATGCAATCTTTCTCTTAATAGAAAAGCATGGACAGTGATTGAGTTAATGTTTCCTTTGCTGTAAACTACTCTCCCGTCTTGATGATTTATTCAATCCAATAACCTTATTTTTCATATCAATCAATAGTTAGGTTTCATATGGCTACAAATTATATTTTTGTAACGGGTGGTGTTGTATCTTCCCTAGGTAAAGGTATTGCCGCGGCATCATTAGCAGCAATCTTAGAAGCTCGTGGTTTAAATGTAACCATGCTAAAGCTGGATCCTTATATTAACGTCGATCCAGGCACAATGAGTCCAACACAACACGGTGAAGTATTTGTTACTCAAGACGGGGCTGAAACCGACTTAGACTTAGGTCATTACGAACGCTTTATTCGCACAAAAATGACAAAACGTAATAACTTCACTACAGGTAAAATTTACTCTGAAGTGTTACGTAAAGAGCGTCGTGGCGATTACCTAGGAGCAACGATTCAAGTTATTCCACACATTACGAATGAAATCAAATCACGCGTCATTGACGGTGCGGCAGGACACGATGTAGCTATCGTTGAAGTGGGAGGTACGGTTGGTGATATCGAATCCTTACCGTTTTTAGAAGCCTTACGTCAATTAGCCGCTCAAGTTGGTCGTGAACGTACCATTTTCATGCATTTAACGTTGGTGCCTTATATCCCTACTGCCGGTGAGGTAAAAACTAAACCAACTCAACATTCAGTCAAAGAATTATTATCTATTGGTATTCAACCCGATGTACTAATTTGTCGTTCAGATCGCATGATCCCACCAAACGAGCGTGCCAAAATTGCCTTATTCTGTAATGTACCAGAAAGAGCGGTCATTTCATTAAAAGATGTGAGCTCAATTTACCAAATTCCAGCCTTATTAAAATCACAAGGTTTAGATGACTTTATTTGTCAACGTTTCCACCTAGACTGCCCAGAAGCTGATCTTTCAGAATGGGAACAAGTGTTGTATCAAGAAGCTAACCCAACTGGCGATGTGACAATTGGTATGGTGGGCAAATACACTGAATTGCCTGATGCTTACAAATCGGTTAACGAAGCATTAAAACACGCAGGCTTAAAAAATCGCTTAAACGTAACGATCAAATACATCGACTCACAAGATGTGGAAACCAAAGGCACCGAAGTGCTACAAGGTGTGGACGGCATTTTAGTGCCGGGTGGCTTCGGTAATCGTGGTGTAGAAGGCAAAATCTTAACCGCACAATATGCACGTGAAAACAACATACCTTATTTAGGTATCTGTTTAGGTATGCAAGTTGCCTACATCGAATATGCACGTAACGTTGCAGGTTTAACTAATGCAAACTCCACAGAATTTGACCGCACCTGTGAATACCCAGTAGTGGGCTTAATCACCGAATGGCAAGATGCAGAAGGTAAGATCGAAACGCGTAGCGATGAATCTGATTTAGGTGGCACAATGCGTTTAGGTGCACAACAATGCCATTTAATCGAGGGCAGCAAAGCGCGTGAGCTTTATGGTGCGGAAACTATCGAAGAACGTCACCGCCACCGTTACGAAGTGAACAACGTATTACGTCCCCAAGTAGAAAAAGCGGGCTTAAAAATCACAGGTTTATCGGCAGACAAAAAATTAGTGGAAATCATTGAAGTACCAAACCATCCTTGGTTTGTTGCATGTCAATTCCACCCAGAATTTACTTCCACACCTCGCGATGGTCACCCTCTCTTCGCGGGCTTCGTCAAAGCCGCAAAAGAGAATCAGAAAAAATAACGACTATCCCCGCATTTAGCGGGGATTTTTTTATTCTTGCTCACGCCAATTCACTATTCAAAAAATCATCAAGTACGGGGCAATTTGAGCACATTTTTTATACTTAAAAAACTAGATGTAAATCAATTAATCCGCATTTTTCAGAAGACAAATGGCCTGAATTATTTTAAGATACATCCCATTCATTTCAATTTAATTTTCATTTTAAAGAGGAAAACAAAATGGCAAAAATCGTTAAAGTGATCGGCCGTGAAATCATCGATTCTCGTGGTAATCCAACTGTTGAAGCTGAAGTTCATTTAGAAGGTGGTTTTGTAGGCTTAGCGGCTGCACCATCAGGTGCATCAACAGGTTCACGTGAAGCGTTAGAACTACGTGACGGTGACAAAGCACGTTTCTTAGGTAAAGGTGTATTAAAAGCTGTTTCGGCAGTTAACAATGAAATCGCACAAGCTATCCTAGGTAAAGATGCTTCAAACCAAGCTGAAATCGACCAAATCATGATCGACTTAGATGGTACAGATAACAAATCTAAGTTTGGTGCTAACGCAATTTTAGCGGTTTCTTTAGCAAATGCGAAAGCTGCAGCTGCCGCGAAAGGTATGCCATTATTTGCTTGGATTGCTGAACTCAACGGTACACCAGGTCAATATTCTATGCCATTACCAATGATGAACATCATCAACGGCGGTGAGCACGCAGACAACAACGTTGATATCCAAGAATTTATGATTCAACCAGTTGGTGCAAAAACTTTACGTGAAGCATTACGTATCGGTGCTGAAGTATTCCACAACCTTGCTAAAGTATTAAAAGGCAAAGGCTTAAGCACAGCAGTTGGTGACGAAGGTGGTTTCGCGCCTAACTTAGAATCAAACGCAGCTGCACTTGCTTGTATCAAAGAAGCAGTTGAAAAAGCAGGTTATGTATTAGGTAAAGACGTAACTTTAGCGATGGACTGTGCATCATCTGAGTTCTATAACAAAGAAAACGGTATGTACGAAATGAAAGGTGAAGGTAAATCATTCACTTCTCAAGAGTTCACTCACTACTTAGAAGAGTTATGCAAAGAATACCCAATCGTGTCTATCGAAGATGGTCAAGATGAATCAGACTGGGATGGTTTCGCATACCAAACTAAAGTGTTAGGTGACAAAGTACAATTAGTTGGTGATGACTTATTCGTAACTAACACCAAAATCTTAAAAGAAGGTATCGAAAAAGGTATAGCGAACTCTATCTTAATCAAATTCAACCAAATCGGTTCATTAACTGAAACTTTAGCCGCAATCAAAATGGCTAAAGATGCTGGCTACACAGCAGTAATTTCACACCGTTCTGGTGAAACTGAAGATGCGACAATCGCAGACTTAGCAGTAGGTACAGCAGCAGGTCAAATCAAAACTGGTTCAATGAGCCGTTCTGACCGTATCGCGAAATACAACCAATTAATCCGTATCGAAGAAGCATTAGGTGACAAAGCACCATTCTTAGGTTTAAAAGCGGTTAAAGGTCAAGCATAATTCACTGATAAAATCGTAAAAAAGAACACCGCACTTTTCAGTGCGGTGTTTTTTTGCCTACTCGCATCACATTCCTTGTGTTACTTCATCCGATTTTTTCAATAAAGATAGGCAAAAACGCGTGGTATTCCCTTCTCTTGTCTGTCCTTTATAAACGTGAGAAAGAAACCAATCTATTCATTTTCTCAAAAGTATCTCATGTTTTACTGTTCTAAAAGACCATCAAATTAACGTCTTGGATAGTACAATAAAAAAACCGAAATTGTATATTTTCAAAACACCGGGAAATGTTTTCATGTCTATCTTTATCGGTTCACTTTACATTTCAAGCGGGCGCAAATTCTATCCTATTATCTGATAAAATCAACCCACCCTAGACAAAAGACATACAAAAAAGAAGGAATTAATAAAAGGTACGATGAGTTGAGATTAAAACTAAATCAGCTATAGTTTAGTTTCAAACCAACTCTCTAAAATCAGGCATGCTGAGATCCCATCAACTTTACTTTTATTCAATGCTTTATAGCCACCACGTGCAAAAATCTCAGCACGCGCTTCTATCGTTGTCAAACGTTCATCATGTAATTCCACGGTTATCCCAAAACGACCATGTAAACGATTCGCGAATTTTCTTGCTCGTTCAGTCAATTCTTGTTCGGTACCATCCATATTCAGAGGCAAGCCAACCACAAGCACATCAGGTTTCCAATCTAGAAGGCATTTTCCTATCATTTCCCAATTTGGTACACCCTCTTGCGCTTTAAATGCAGGCAGGACTTGGGCAGTCCCCGTAATACTCTGCCCTACCGCGCATCCAATACTTTTTGTGCCAAAATCAAAGGCTAATACGGTGATACCCATTAACAATGCCCTGCCTGATAAGCAAAATTATGATGTTGAATACCAAGTAACAAATTGGCTTCTACCCAACGTTCTTCATACGGTACATCAAATAAAATGCGATTGTTGGCGGGTACAACAAGCCAGTCGTTATTTGCAATTTCCTCTTCTAACTGATTAGGTGTCCAGCTCGCACACCCTAACGCGACCAAATATTTTTCTGGCGCATTTTTTGTCCCAAATGTATCAATAATATCTGCTGAAGTCGTCAGCGTTAATTGATCTGTCACTTTATAACTGTGCTTGAAATCTTGTGTTGTTTTGGTATGCAAAATGAATCCACGTTCGATATTTACAGGTCCTCCTGCCAACACTAAATCGTCACCATACGTGCGGTCTGTT
This window contains:
- the pyrG gene encoding CTP synthetase (COG0504 CTP synthase (UTP-ammonia lyase)), which encodes MATNYIFVTGGVVSSLGKGIAAASLAAILEARGLNVTMLKLDPYINVDPGTMSPTQHGEVFVTQDGAETDLDLGHYERFIRTKMTKRNNFTTGKIYSEVLRKERRGDYLGATIQVIPHITNEIKSRVIDGAAGHDVAIVEVGGTVGDIESLPFLEALRQLAAQVGRERTIFMHLTLVPYIPTAGEVKTKPTQHSVKELLSIGIQPDVLICRSDRMIPPNERAKIALFCNVPERAVISLKDVSSIYQIPALLKSQGLDDFICQRFHLDCPEADLSEWEQVLYQEANPTGDVTIGMVGKYTELPDAYKSVNEALKHAGLKNRLNVTIKYIDSQDVETKGTEVLQGVDGILVPGGFGNRGVEGKILTAQYARENNIPYLGICLGMQVAYIEYARNVAGLTNANSTEFDRTCEYPVVGLITEWQDAEGKIETRSDESDLGGTMRLGAQQCHLIEGSKARELYGAETIEERHRHRYEVNNVLRPQVEKAGLKITGLSADKKLVEIIEVPNHPWFVACQFHPEFTSTPRDGHPLFAGFVKAAKENQKK
- the eno gene encoding enolase (COG0148 Enolase) is translated as MAKIVKVIGREIIDSRGNPTVEAEVHLEGGFVGLAAAPSGASTGSREALELRDGDKARFLGKGVLKAVSAVNNEIAQAILGKDASNQAEIDQIMIDLDGTDNKSKFGANAILAVSLANAKAAAAAKGMPLFAWIAELNGTPGQYSMPLPMMNIINGGEHADNNVDIQEFMIQPVGAKTLREALRIGAEVFHNLAKVLKGKGLSTAVGDEGGFAPNLESNAAALACIKEAVEKAGYVLGKDVTLAMDCASSEFYNKENGMYEMKGEGKSFTSQEFTHYLEELCKEYPIVSIEDGQDESDWDGFAYQTKVLGDKVQLVGDDLFVTNTKILKEGIEKGIANSILIKFNQIGSLTETLAAIKMAKDAGYTAVISHRSGETEDATIADLAVGTAAGQIKTGSMSRSDRIAKYNQLIRIEEALGDKAPFLGLKAVKGQA
- a CDS encoding Holliday junction resolvase-like protein (COG0816 Predicted endonuclease involved in recombination (possible Holliday junction resolvase in Mycoplasmas and B. subtilis)), which gives rise to MGITVLAFDFGTKSIGCAVGQSITGTAQVLPAFKAQEGVPNWEMIGKCLLDWKPDVLVVGLPLNMDGTEQELTERARKFANRLHGRFGITVELHDERLTTIEARAEIFARGGYKALNKSKVDGISACLILESWFETKL
- a CDS encoding hypothetical protein (COG1678 Putative transcriptional regulator); translation: MELQDHFLIAMPQLNDDYFSRSVVYICEHNPQGTMGLVLNQPTDLSIAELCAKMNFMMKTDRTYGDDLVLAGGPVNIERGFILHTKTTQDFKHSYKVTDQLTLTTSADIIDTFGTKNAPEKYLVALGCASWTPNQLEEEIANNDWLVVPANNRILFDVPYEERWVEANLLLGIQHHNFAYQAGHC